One Pseudomonas sp. HOU2 genomic window carries:
- a CDS encoding type I secretion system permease/ATPase, whose protein sequence is MTSMAEGGHTGIDPRLSFDDPLLDGLLILCKLHGATVSRASLSAGLPLNKQRLSLDLLPRAAARAGLQARLLRRELKDISTLNLPILLLLKDGRTAVLRRFADDGKALILPSEADGGEQWVEREELAEHYSGQALFARPRHELEDLRSPLVPRVHAWFRDTLKLSKWLYSDAILASFLINLLGLMVPLFVMQTYDRVVPNQATSTLWVLAIGLLIGTGFELVLRVVRAHLLDTAGKKTDVILSATLFERITGMSMKARPATIGGFAQSIHDFQGLREFLTAVTLTSLIDLPFVVLMLVVIGLLGGWLVVIPLLAFPLTIIFALAIQVRLRDTVQKSLSLGAERQALLIETLGGLETLKACSAESERQHKWESTHGALTRLDSHARNLSALATNGTLFIQQFSGMATIVAGVYSIIAGNLSVGALVASYMLGSRVLAPLGQIAGLITRYQQAQLTMKSTDALMGLPQERDGKQRPLERTQLQGALDVSGVTFHYNGQNAPALSNVSFSMKPGERIGIIGRSGSGKSTLARLVMGFYEPEEGQLLLDGLDLRQLDVADLRQQIGYVAHDLPLLAGSLRDNLTLGARYISDSRMLEVAELTGVTELARQHPQGFDRPVGERGQLLSGGQRQAVLLARALLLDPPIMLLDEPTSAMDNSSEDLLRQKLHGWVQGKTLLLVTHRTSMLSLVDRLLVLDNGRVVADGPKEAVIDALRKGRVGSAAV, encoded by the coding sequence ATGACCAGCATGGCCGAAGGCGGACACACCGGGATCGATCCGCGGCTGAGCTTCGATGACCCGTTGCTCGACGGTCTGTTGATCCTCTGCAAGCTCCACGGCGCGACGGTCAGTCGCGCCAGCCTGAGTGCCGGGCTGCCTCTGAACAAGCAACGTCTGAGCCTGGACCTGCTGCCCCGCGCAGCGGCCCGGGCCGGTTTGCAGGCGCGTTTGTTGCGCCGCGAGCTGAAGGATATTTCTACGCTGAATCTGCCGATCCTGTTGCTGCTCAAGGATGGGCGCACCGCCGTGCTGCGACGGTTCGCCGACGACGGCAAGGCGCTGATCCTGCCCAGCGAAGCCGATGGTGGCGAGCAATGGGTCGAGCGCGAAGAACTCGCCGAACACTACAGCGGCCAGGCCTTGTTCGCCCGTCCGCGCCACGAACTCGAAGACTTGCGGTCACCGCTGGTGCCGCGGGTGCATGCCTGGTTTCGCGACACGCTGAAGCTGTCGAAATGGCTGTACAGCGATGCAATTCTCGCCAGTTTCCTGATCAACCTGCTGGGCCTGATGGTGCCGCTGTTCGTCATGCAGACCTACGACCGCGTGGTGCCGAATCAGGCCACGTCGACCCTGTGGGTGTTGGCGATCGGCCTGCTGATCGGCACCGGTTTCGAACTGGTGTTGCGGGTGGTGCGCGCGCACCTGCTGGACACTGCCGGCAAGAAAACCGATGTGATCCTTTCCGCGACTTTATTTGAACGCATCACCGGCATGTCGATGAAAGCGCGGCCGGCAACCATTGGCGGTTTCGCCCAGAGCATTCATGACTTTCAGGGCCTGCGCGAATTCCTCACCGCCGTGACCCTGACCAGCCTGATCGACCTGCCCTTCGTGGTGTTGATGCTGGTGGTGATCGGCCTGCTCGGCGGCTGGCTGGTGGTGATTCCGCTGCTGGCGTTTCCGCTCACGATCATTTTTGCCCTGGCGATTCAGGTCCGCCTGCGTGACACCGTGCAGAAAAGCCTGAGCCTCGGTGCCGAACGGCAGGCGCTGCTGATCGAAACCCTCGGCGGCCTGGAAACCCTCAAGGCCTGCAGCGCCGAAAGCGAGCGCCAGCACAAATGGGAAAGCACCCACGGCGCCCTCACCCGCCTCGACAGCCACGCGCGCAATCTTTCGGCGCTGGCGACCAACGGCACGCTGTTCATTCAGCAGTTTTCCGGGATGGCGACGATTGTCGCCGGGGTCTACAGCATCATCGCCGGCAACCTCAGCGTCGGTGCGCTGGTCGCCAGCTACATGCTCGGCAGCCGGGTGCTCGCGCCATTGGGACAGATCGCCGGGCTGATCACCCGCTACCAGCAAGCGCAACTGACCATGAAAAGCACCGACGCACTGATGGGCCTGCCCCAGGAGCGCGACGGCAAGCAGCGGCCACTGGAACGCACGCAACTGCAAGGTGCGCTGGACGTCAGTGGCGTGACCTTTCACTACAACGGCCAGAATGCACCGGCGCTGAGCAACGTCAGCTTCAGCATGAAACCCGGCGAGCGGATCGGCATCATCGGCCGCAGCGGCTCGGGCAAAAGCACCCTGGCGCGGCTGGTGATGGGCTTCTATGAACCCGAGGAAGGCCAGTTGCTGCTCGACGGTCTCGACCTGCGGCAACTGGATGTCGCCGACCTGCGCCAGCAGATCGGGTATGTCGCCCACGACCTGCCGCTTTTGGCCGGCAGCCTGCGCGACAACCTGACCCTCGGCGCCCGCTACATCAGCGATTCACGCATGCTCGAAGTCGCCGAACTGACCGGCGTCACCGAACTGGCGCGCCAGCATCCGCAAGGTTTCGACCGGCCGGTAGGCGAACGCGGCCAATTACTTTCCGGCGGCCAGCGCCAAGCGGTGTTACTGGCCCGGGCGTTGCTGCTCGACCCACCGATCATGCTGCTCGACGAACCCACCAGCGCCATGGACAACAGCAGCGAAGACCTGCTGCGCCAGAAGCTGCACGGCTGGGTGCAAGGCAAGACGCTGCTGCTGGTCACCCACCGCACCTCGATGCTGAGCCTGGTGGATCGGCTGCTGGTACTGGACAACGGCCGGGTCGTCGCCGACGGCCCGAAAGAAGCGGTCATCGATGCACTGCGCAAAGGCCGGGTCGGCTCGGCGGCGGTTTAG
- a CDS encoding TolC family outer membrane protein, with protein sequence MRVLTPLCSAVLLAMACTSQAQAMNLTEAIQSTIATHPDLASRVDAKLSADEQVKVAKGGFYPSVDLNAAYGRGYSDNTNTRAFGNHHTEILNYTQSELRLRQMIFDGFNTANEVERTKGVSNSRAYYAQGTAQDLALRTIEVYLEVLKRRELVTLARNNLQAHLRVNDQIGLRTQRGIGSTADSDQSVARKALAQNNLDTAEVDLADAESNFYAVVGRMPDELEAPPSTRGEIPTSLPEAQQSMVENNPYLKSAQADVQSAESQYEVAKSPFYPRFDAEAAVGANNNVQGDEGHDNEWRVGVIMNYNLFRGGSDKARLASDAHQINQAMDIRNNALRQLNENIHLAWNAMVNANKQTPTAREYAETTKRVRAAYQDQFGLGQRTLLDLLDSENELYNANRRYTEIRYTEEYSMYRVLANMGQLLSKQRVVLPADAIAATEVKNEARLPELK encoded by the coding sequence ATGCGCGTTTTAACCCCCCTCTGCAGCGCGGTTTTGCTGGCCATGGCTTGCACTTCCCAAGCCCAGGCCATGAACCTGACCGAAGCGATTCAAAGCACCATCGCCACCCACCCGGATCTCGCCTCGCGCGTGGACGCCAAACTGTCCGCCGATGAACAGGTGAAAGTGGCCAAGGGTGGCTTCTATCCGTCCGTCGATTTGAATGCCGCTTACGGGCGCGGTTACAGCGACAACACCAATACCCGGGCTTTCGGTAATCACCACACCGAAATCCTCAATTACACCCAGTCGGAACTGCGCCTGCGGCAGATGATCTTCGACGGCTTCAACACCGCCAACGAGGTCGAGCGCACCAAGGGCGTGTCCAACTCGCGCGCCTATTACGCACAGGGCACCGCTCAGGATCTGGCGCTGCGCACCATCGAGGTCTACCTCGAAGTGCTCAAGCGCCGTGAACTGGTGACCCTGGCCAGGAACAACCTGCAAGCGCACTTGCGCGTGAATGACCAGATCGGCCTGCGCACCCAGCGCGGCATCGGCAGCACCGCCGACTCCGATCAATCGGTGGCCCGTAAGGCGCTGGCGCAAAACAACCTCGACACTGCCGAGGTCGATCTGGCGGATGCCGAATCGAACTTCTACGCCGTGGTCGGACGCATGCCCGATGAGCTGGAAGCGCCACCGTCGACTCGCGGCGAAATCCCCACCAGCCTGCCGGAAGCCCAGCAGAGCATGGTCGAGAACAACCCGTACCTGAAATCCGCGCAGGCGGACGTGCAGTCAGCCGAGAGCCAGTACGAAGTCGCCAAATCGCCGTTCTACCCGCGTTTCGACGCCGAAGCGGCGGTGGGTGCGAACAACAACGTGCAAGGCGATGAAGGCCACGACAACGAATGGCGCGTCGGCGTGATCATGAATTACAACCTGTTCCGCGGCGGCAGCGACAAGGCCCGTCTGGCGTCCGATGCGCACCAGATCAACCAGGCGATGGACATTCGCAACAACGCCCTGCGCCAGTTGAACGAGAACATTCACCTGGCCTGGAACGCGATGGTCAACGCGAACAAGCAGACCCCGACCGCCCGCGAATACGCCGAGACCACCAAGCGTGTACGCGCGGCGTATCAGGATCAGTTCGGCCTCGGACAACGCACCCTGCTCGACTTGCTCGACAGTGAAAACGAGCTCTACAACGCTAACCGCCGCTACACCGAAATCCGCTACACCGAGGAATATTCGATGTACCGCGTGCTGGCGAACATGGGCCAGTTGCTGAGCAAGCAACGGGTGGTTCTGCCGGCGGATGCGATCGCAGCGACCGAAGTCAAAAACGAAGCACGCCTGCCTGAGCTGAAGTAA